Proteins from a single region of Sediminitomix flava:
- a CDS encoding M15 family metallopeptidase yields MKYFLTFTSLFIFLSFCNAQSLPEGFVYLDQVNSNIQVELRYYSKNNFVADTVDGYTSTRCIISLDAAKALSNIQQELESMGYGLKVFDAYRPQRAVDHFVRWAKNLEDTVNKQIYYPEVKKDQLFEKGFIATKSGHSRGSTVDLTLVYFDEDKKVQELDMGTRWDYFGAKSWGESQGVNKEQRANRIFLRDIMTKHGFKPLKEEWWHFTLRDEPFKSKYFNFEVK; encoded by the coding sequence ATGAAATACTTTTTGACATTCACCTCTCTTTTTATCTTTTTATCATTTTGTAATGCACAAAGTCTACCTGAAGGATTTGTGTACCTAGACCAAGTCAATTCTAATATTCAAGTAGAGTTACGTTACTATTCTAAAAATAATTTTGTTGCCGACACAGTAGACGGATATACAAGTACACGCTGTATTATTAGTCTTGATGCAGCCAAAGCGTTGAGTAATATTCAACAAGAACTCGAATCAATGGGGTATGGCTTAAAGGTCTTCGATGCCTATAGACCGCAAAGAGCTGTCGATCATTTTGTTCGTTGGGCTAAGAACTTAGAAGACACTGTTAATAAACAAATCTATTATCCTGAAGTAAAGAAAGATCAGCTTTTTGAAAAAGGATTTATTGCAACAAAATCAGGGCATTCTAGAGGCAGTACCGTCGATCTAACTTTAGTCTATTTTGATGAAGATAAAAAAGTACAAGAATTAGATATGGGCACAAGGTGGGATTACTTTGGTGCAAAATCTTGGGGAGAATCTCAAGGTGTAAACAAAGAGCAGAGAGCCAATCGGATATTCTTAAGAGACATCATGACTAAACATGGTTTTAAACCACTAAAAGAAGAATGGTGGCATTTCACCCTTAGAGACGAACCATTCAAATCAAAGTATTTTAATTTTGAAGTGAAATAA
- a CDS encoding HNH endonuclease signature motif containing protein, which yields MRNRNTNGQDWRQDQIDAVWKKAKPILGYSPNEYRRDVCGGIIRYTEYGNEKSEWGWEIDHIKPTVIGGDDELTNLQALNWQNNKVKGNDYPSYTYAVKHVNV from the coding sequence ATGAGAAACCGCAACACAAATGGACAAGACTGGCGTCAAGATCAAATTGATGCTGTTTGGAAAAAAGCGAAACCTATTTTAGGCTATAGCCCAAATGAGTACAGAAGAGATGTTTGTGGTGGAATTATCCGCTACACTGAGTATGGCAATGAAAAGTCTGAATGGGGTTGGGAAATTGATCACATTAAGCCTACTGTAATTGGTGGGGATGATGAGTTGACTAATTTACAGGCGCTTAACTGGCAAAATAACAAAGTGAAGGGGAATGATTACCCTTCTTATACCTACGCTGTAAAACATGTAAATGTTTGA
- a CDS encoding M3 family metallopeptidase — MNPLLAEQLNTPFSTIPFDQIKNEHFLPAVKEGIALAKAEYKAISTSTEAPTFENTILAMDKSGVILDRVTSTLFNLNSAETNDEIQKICKDASPLLSEFRTDILFDKGLFNKVKAVYEQRSSLNLSAEQLTLLEKNYRSYKRNGAELPEEKQARIKEISKRLSELSLTFGEHVLAETNKFELVLENEADLDGIPESIREMASMTAQQKGKEGKWVFTLDYPSYVPFMTYASNKALREEMFKAFSSRAFKGDELDNKDIIKELVSLRNEHAQILGYETYAHYVLEERMAGSPDKVFEFLGELRDYGLPAGKEDVKQVTDFAKQLDGTESLARWDYAFYQEKLKKEKFAIDDDLLRPYFKLENVVEGVFTVSEKLFGLSFKENKDIPVYHEEVTAYEVYENGKLKAIFYADFFPREGKRGGAWMTSYQSQYNYSEEENGVPHVSIVCNFTKPTTTKPSLLTFNEVTTLFHEFGHALHGMLANTVYKSLSGTSVYWDFVELPSQIFENWAYEKECLDLFAKHYETGELIPEDYVQKIKDSMTFQEGYQTARQLSFGLLDMDYHSLKDGVVEDVAVFEQGSMNSTLLLPSVDGSNMSCAFSHIFQGGYASGYYSYKWAEVLDADAFELFKQNGIFDKATAESFKENILSKGGSEHPMTLYKRFRGAEPDPKALLRRAGLLK; from the coding sequence ATGAATCCTTTATTAGCAGAACAATTAAATACACCTTTCTCCACTATCCCTTTCGATCAAATCAAGAATGAACATTTCCTACCTGCTGTAAAAGAGGGAATTGCTTTGGCTAAAGCTGAGTATAAAGCAATCTCAACATCTACAGAAGCACCTACTTTTGAGAATACCATTCTAGCAATGGATAAGTCGGGGGTAATCCTAGACCGAGTGACATCTACTTTATTCAACTTGAATTCAGCAGAGACCAATGATGAGATTCAGAAAATCTGTAAAGATGCATCTCCATTATTGTCTGAGTTTAGAACTGATATTCTTTTCGATAAAGGTCTTTTCAATAAAGTAAAAGCAGTTTATGAGCAACGTTCTTCTCTTAATCTGAGTGCAGAACAACTTACGCTTTTAGAAAAGAACTATCGTTCGTACAAAAGAAATGGCGCAGAACTTCCAGAAGAAAAACAGGCTAGAATCAAAGAGATTTCAAAACGTCTGTCTGAACTCTCGCTAACTTTTGGAGAGCATGTTTTGGCTGAAACAAATAAGTTTGAGCTAGTACTTGAAAATGAGGCTGATTTGGATGGTATTCCAGAAAGCATTCGTGAAATGGCGAGTATGACCGCTCAGCAGAAAGGAAAAGAAGGGAAGTGGGTGTTTACGCTTGACTACCCAAGCTATGTTCCTTTTATGACTTATGCGTCAAATAAGGCTTTGAGGGAAGAAATGTTTAAGGCTTTTTCTTCAAGGGCTTTTAAAGGAGATGAGTTAGATAATAAAGACATCATTAAAGAATTGGTGAGTTTGAGAAATGAGCATGCTCAGATTTTAGGCTATGAAACTTACGCTCATTATGTATTGGAAGAGCGTATGGCGGGTTCACCTGATAAAGTGTTCGAATTCTTAGGAGAACTTCGTGATTATGGTTTGCCTGCAGGGAAAGAGGATGTAAAGCAAGTAACTGATTTTGCAAAACAACTTGATGGAACTGAAAGTCTAGCACGTTGGGATTATGCTTTCTATCAAGAAAAGCTTAAAAAAGAAAAGTTTGCGATTGATGATGACCTACTAAGACCATATTTCAAATTAGAGAATGTAGTTGAAGGTGTTTTCACAGTATCTGAAAAGCTATTTGGATTAAGTTTCAAGGAAAATAAAGATATTCCTGTCTATCATGAAGAAGTGACAGCTTATGAAGTCTATGAGAATGGTAAGCTGAAGGCTATTTTCTATGCAGACTTTTTCCCGAGAGAAGGGAAAAGAGGAGGGGCTTGGATGACCTCTTACCAAAGTCAATACAATTACAGTGAAGAAGAAAATGGCGTTCCTCATGTGTCAATTGTATGTAACTTCACTAAACCAACAACAACGAAGCCTTCACTGCTTACTTTTAATGAAGTGACAACACTCTTCCATGAATTTGGTCATGCTTTACACGGAATGCTAGCCAATACGGTTTATAAGAGTTTGAGCGGAACGTCAGTTTATTGGGATTTTGTGGAGTTGCCTTCTCAAATCTTTGAAAACTGGGCTTATGAGAAAGAATGTCTTGATCTTTTTGCGAAACACTACGAAACAGGCGAGCTGATTCCTGAAGATTATGTTCAGAAGATCAAGGATAGTATGACTTTCCAAGAAGGTTATCAAACTGCAAGACAATTGAGCTTTGGATTGTTGGATATGGACTACCATAGTTTGAAAGATGGTGTGGTAGAAGATGTAGCTGTTTTTGAACAAGGGTCAATGAACTCTACTTTGCTGTTACCATCTGTAGATGGAAGTAATATGAGTTGTGCATTTTCTCACATTTTCCAAGGAGGATATGCTTCAGGTTACTATAGCTACAAATGGGCAGAGGTGCTTGACGCTGATGCTTTCGAATTATTCAAACAAAATGGAATCTTTGATAAAGCTACTGCTGAGAGCTTCAAAGAAAATATTTTGAGCAAAGGAGGAAGCGAGCATCCTATGACATTGTACAAACGTTTCAGAGGTGCTGAGCCAGACCCCAAGGCATTATTAAGACGCGCAGGGCTTTTGAAGTAA
- a CDS encoding GNAT family protein: MTTKLILDEFVNEKVSPSIMDQLLSLGWRHFGERFFRYNLSIYEGKVCRVLPLRINLRKFDFNKKQRKIIKKAKDFTIVIRDLEIDDEKLELFEEHKHKFKESVPQSIYEFISRKDPAMIPCLTKEVCVYDGDILVACSIMDVAERSCSSIYAMYRLEYAQYSLGTYTLLLEIEYAKMNGFLYHYHGYCYDVPSFYDYKKRFEGLEFFDWYSGWKKYPPKDLRN, encoded by the coding sequence ATGACAACAAAGCTAATTTTAGATGAATTTGTGAATGAAAAAGTGTCTCCAAGTATTATGGATCAACTACTCTCATTGGGGTGGAGGCATTTTGGGGAAAGATTCTTTCGATATAATCTGAGTATTTATGAGGGCAAAGTTTGTCGAGTATTACCTCTAAGAATCAACTTGAGAAAGTTTGATTTTAATAAGAAACAACGGAAAATTATAAAGAAGGCAAAAGACTTTACTATAGTAATCAGAGATTTAGAAATTGATGATGAGAAGTTAGAACTTTTTGAAGAGCATAAACATAAATTTAAAGAGAGTGTACCTCAGTCTATTTACGAGTTTATTAGTCGTAAAGATCCCGCTATGATTCCCTGTCTTACGAAGGAGGTATGTGTCTATGATGGAGACATACTGGTTGCCTGTAGTATTATGGATGTGGCTGAAAGAAGCTGTTCTAGTATTTATGCAATGTATAGATTGGAATATGCGCAATATAGTTTAGGAACGTATACGCTCTTATTAGAAATTGAATATGCCAAGATGAATGGATTTTTATACCACTATCATGGCTATTGTTATGATGTTCCTTCCTTCTATGATTACAAAAAACGCTTTGAAGGATTAGAGTTTTTTGATTGGTATTCGGGCTGGAAAAAATATCCTCCTAAAGACCTTCGTAATTAA
- a CDS encoding quinone oxidoreductase family protein, translated as MKALCFDKFGEADVLYYSDIPEPTLGENEILLEMKSIGLNYADVYRRKGNYHLEGNPPFICGYEGAGVVKQVGSKVTDFKEGDRVAFADVPYANAELVTVSVEKAIPLSDKISFDEAAALMLQGLTAQYLTHDSYKVSEGEWVLIHAAAGGVGQYLTQIAKARGAKVIGLTSKEEKKEAALNAGADFVFLYGEDWVGKVKEVTTAGVHVAYESVGATIMDSFAATRDTGTVVFFGMAGGDPVHIDPRMLMDTSKTLTGGDLWSYLVSKEERLKRSAALFEMVEKGEIKVNIDKKFSLSEGSKAHAYLESRQSKGKILLIP; from the coding sequence ATGAAAGCACTTTGTTTTGACAAATTCGGTGAAGCCGATGTATTATATTATTCTGATATCCCAGAACCGACCCTTGGTGAAAATGAAATTCTTTTAGAAATGAAGTCAATCGGTCTTAATTACGCCGATGTTTACCGTAGAAAAGGGAATTATCATTTAGAAGGAAACCCACCCTTCATCTGTGGGTATGAAGGAGCTGGAGTTGTAAAGCAAGTCGGCAGTAAGGTGACAGACTTTAAAGAAGGTGACAGAGTGGCTTTCGCGGATGTTCCTTATGCAAATGCCGAATTAGTAACTGTGTCTGTTGAAAAAGCAATTCCATTATCTGATAAAATTTCATTTGATGAAGCAGCTGCACTCATGTTGCAAGGTTTAACAGCTCAATACTTGACGCACGATAGCTATAAAGTGTCTGAAGGGGAATGGGTTTTAATTCATGCAGCCGCAGGAGGAGTAGGGCAATATCTTACACAAATAGCAAAGGCAAGAGGTGCTAAAGTGATCGGATTGACTTCTAAGGAAGAAAAGAAAGAGGCCGCTTTAAATGCTGGAGCTGATTTCGTTTTTCTTTACGGAGAAGATTGGGTAGGAAAAGTAAAAGAAGTGACTACGGCAGGTGTTCATGTGGCTTATGAATCGGTAGGTGCAACTATTATGGATTCTTTTGCCGCGACAAGAGATACAGGAACGGTTGTTTTCTTTGGAATGGCGGGAGGTGATCCTGTTCATATTGACCCGAGAATGCTTATGGATACTTCCAAAACTCTAACAGGTGGAGATCTTTGGTCTTACTTGGTATCTAAAGAAGAGCGATTGAAAAGGTCTGCCGCACTTTTTGAAATGGTAGAAAAGGGTGAGATTAAAGTCAATATTGATAAGAAATTTAGTCTGTCAGAAGGAAGTAAGGCGCATGCCTATCTTGAGTCTAGGCAGAGTAAAGGTAAGATTTTATTAATCCCTTAA
- the greA gene encoding transcription elongation factor GreA: MSKFTYYTPEGLENLRNELLELKTKGRQDIAKQIAEATDKGDLSENAEYDAAKDAQGHLEAKIAHLENLVANARIIDESKLDLSKVAILSKVTIKAPNGMKVTYQIVAAQEADLKQNRISIDSPMGQGLLGKEVGDFAAVKTPRGEMKYEIVEIGR; encoded by the coding sequence ATGTCAAAGTTTACATATTATACTCCAGAAGGTTTAGAAAACCTTAGAAACGAATTATTGGAGCTAAAGACAAAAGGACGTCAAGATATCGCTAAACAAATTGCGGAAGCTACAGATAAAGGAGATTTGAGTGAGAATGCTGAATATGATGCAGCTAAAGATGCTCAAGGACACCTAGAGGCAAAAATTGCACATTTAGAAAACTTAGTTGCAAATGCTAGAATTATAGATGAGTCTAAATTGGATTTATCAAAAGTAGCAATCCTTTCTAAAGTGACAATTAAAGCTCCTAACGGAATGAAAGTTACTTATCAGATTGTAGCTGCTCAAGAAGCTGATTTGAAACAAAATAGAATTTCTATCGATTCTCCTATGGGACAAGGTTTGTTAGGGAAAGAAGTTGGTGATTTTGCAGCAGTGAAAACTCCAAGAGGAGAAATGAAATATGAGATTGTAGAAATCGGAAGATAA
- a CDS encoding 4Fe-4S binding protein, whose protein sequence is MKEERNSYFKNIKDSVSTTVHGAKLTLGHFKKAITTDRRTPESVSAPGYFEKEGIETLYYPEEKVPVPVNGRYQLHNEIEDCIVCDKCAKVCPVNCIEIESIKSSEVIGHTSDGTAKRLYPAKFNIDLAKCCYCGLCTTVCPTECLTMTNDFDFSEFNLEDLDFKFSKMTEEEVQDKRLAYEAQQEAKKQSSMKAETTSSETASKPKPKFRPRARVSAKSDS, encoded by the coding sequence ATGAAAGAAGAAAGGAACTCATATTTTAAAAATATAAAGGATTCCGTAAGTACAACGGTACACGGTGCCAAACTGACTTTAGGACACTTCAAAAAAGCGATTACTACAGATAGACGAACTCCAGAATCTGTAAGTGCTCCAGGTTACTTTGAGAAAGAAGGAATTGAAACGCTTTATTATCCTGAAGAAAAGGTTCCTGTTCCCGTAAACGGAAGGTACCAACTTCATAATGAAATTGAAGACTGTATTGTCTGTGATAAATGTGCGAAAGTATGTCCTGTGAATTGTATTGAAATCGAATCGATTAAATCTTCAGAGGTGATTGGACACACATCAGACGGTACTGCGAAAAGATTATATCCTGCAAAGTTTAATATAGATTTAGCCAAATGTTGTTATTGTGGGCTATGTACAACTGTTTGTCCGACAGAATGTCTTACAATGACAAATGATTTTGACTTCAGTGAGTTCAACTTAGAAGATCTTGACTTTAAGTTCTCTAAAATGACAGAAGAAGAGGTCCAAGACAAACGTCTAGCCTACGAAGCTCAACAAGAAGCAAAAAAGCAATCGAGCATGAAGGCTGAAACTACTTCATCAGAAACAGCTTCGAAACCAAAACCTAAGTTTAGACCAAGAGCTAGAGTGAGTGCTAAAAGTGACTCATAG
- a CDS encoding GatB/YqeY domain-containing protein: MSLKAKVQEGMKTAMKAKQKDVLSALKQIKAEIQKLETAGGVVGEITEEQEMKLLVKMAKQRKDTATTYQESGREDLAAVELKELEVIEEFLPKQMSEEEVAAEIKAIIEETGASSMKDMGKVMGLASKKLAGKADNKKVSDLVKQLLG, encoded by the coding sequence ATGAGCTTAAAAGCGAAAGTTCAAGAAGGAATGAAAACTGCCATGAAGGCAAAACAAAAGGACGTACTAAGTGCCTTGAAACAAATAAAAGCAGAAATCCAGAAATTGGAGACAGCTGGTGGCGTAGTAGGGGAGATTACTGAAGAGCAAGAAATGAAGCTTTTGGTAAAAATGGCAAAGCAACGTAAAGATACAGCTACAACTTACCAAGAGTCTGGGCGTGAAGACTTAGCGGCAGTTGAGTTGAAAGAACTAGAAGTAATTGAAGAGTTTTTGCCAAAACAAATGTCTGAGGAAGAAGTAGCGGCTGAAATTAAAGCAATTATTGAAGAGACTGGTGCTTCATCTATGAAAGATATGGGTAAAGTAATGGGGCTAGCATCAAAAAAATTAGCAGGTAAAGCTGATAACAAGAAAGTTTCAGATTTAGTGAAACAGTTGTTAGGTTAA
- a CDS encoding methyltransferase domain-containing protein, whose protein sequence is MSFLERAQEEEIMDDLSINDDGLRQTLAELDVINKWLGGNNPTLRGVRKLLHGRNKNDEIVIVDMGCGSGEMLRLIDESFRGEFERLKLVGIDANPHVIAYAKSKSLGHDIEFSVKNVFEKNSMNCDIIISTLFLHHFNSIELESLIKKWQSGATFGVVINDIHRHWFAYYSIAFLTHFFSKSYMTKYDAKLSVKRAFKKKELSVFYEGMGWRSVQVSWCWAFRWLVILRN, encoded by the coding sequence ATGTCATTTTTAGAAAGAGCTCAAGAAGAAGAAATCATGGACGACTTATCAATTAATGATGATGGGTTAAGACAAACGCTTGCGGAGTTAGATGTTATCAATAAGTGGCTAGGAGGAAATAATCCGACGTTACGAGGTGTTAGGAAGCTTCTTCATGGAAGAAATAAGAATGATGAAATTGTAATTGTTGATATGGGCTGCGGTAGTGGTGAAATGTTGAGATTAATTGATGAATCTTTCAGAGGAGAGTTTGAAAGATTGAAATTAGTCGGTATTGATGCAAATCCGCATGTAATAGCATATGCTAAAAGCAAGAGTTTAGGTCATGATATTGAATTTTCTGTTAAAAACGTATTTGAGAAGAATTCAATGAATTGTGATATTATTATATCGACATTATTTCTCCATCATTTTAACTCAATTGAATTAGAAAGCTTGATTAAGAAATGGCAGTCTGGTGCTACATTTGGCGTTGTTATAAATGATATACATAGGCATTGGTTCGCCTATTACTCAATCGCTTTTCTTACCCACTTCTTTTCTAAGTCTTATATGACGAAGTATGATGCAAAGCTTTCAGTTAAGCGTGCATTTAAAAAGAAAGAATTGAGTGTTTTTTATGAAGGGATGGGGTGGAGAAGTGTTCAGGTAAGTTGGTGTTGGGCTTTCCGTTGGCTTGTCATATTAAGAAACTAA
- a CDS encoding sensor histidine kinase, translated as MFRIQFSHLPIIGSPKEYALEHQMLNACFFVIGIGSFPVISVSYSLPEFEIVALTMSSYTLICLVGYIFSKVRQNYALGVHIFTFLTLFTVFTVWMLLGGIEGIMPSVSLVVLVVLVQFYPKRYFKNLIIGTILSFLLFVILELFYSDLILMKEVPMVISIHLWAMQLFFVSSILILFKNEYHRWKQGFYDKEGELRNALMKEKELSNLKSQFIAMVSHQFRTPITVVQSSAEVLDMLQKKDNNETNGLRVVKQLSNIHGAMDRLTEMLEQISTFDRIEREKYELYFQYVDFRAYLQNILSNYKNENRLTDATIEIEVEGNAQKVLVDFKLIENCLKNLINNALKFDPRRRFPKIKLSYAQKGINIHIKDCGVGIPSLEKERVFEPFFRASNVANIKGTGMGLSITKYFISLHQGKICVNSCLDEGTEIIVFLPYAPSNKNKD; from the coding sequence ATGTTCAGAATACAGTTTTCCCATTTACCAATTATAGGGTCACCTAAAGAATATGCATTAGAGCATCAGATGCTTAATGCATGTTTCTTCGTGATCGGTATTGGGAGTTTTCCTGTAATCTCGGTTTCTTATAGCTTGCCCGAATTTGAGATAGTAGCTCTCACAATGTCTAGTTATACATTAATCTGTTTGGTTGGGTATATTTTTTCAAAAGTCAGGCAGAACTATGCCCTTGGGGTGCATATTTTTACCTTCTTAACACTTTTTACGGTGTTTACAGTTTGGATGCTTTTGGGAGGAATAGAAGGAATTATGCCTTCAGTATCTTTAGTTGTACTTGTTGTGTTAGTGCAGTTCTATCCTAAACGGTATTTCAAAAACTTGATAATTGGGACGATTTTATCTTTTCTATTATTTGTCATTTTAGAGCTTTTTTACTCCGATTTGATATTGATGAAAGAAGTGCCGATGGTCATCAGTATTCATCTGTGGGCTATGCAATTGTTTTTTGTTTCTTCAATACTTATTCTATTTAAAAATGAATATCATAGGTGGAAACAGGGGTTTTACGATAAAGAGGGAGAATTGAGAAATGCACTAATGAAGGAGAAGGAGTTGAGCAACCTCAAAAGTCAATTTATAGCCATGGTCTCTCATCAATTTCGAACTCCAATTACCGTGGTTCAGAGTTCTGCTGAAGTATTGGATATGTTGCAGAAGAAAGATAATAATGAAACCAATGGGCTTCGAGTCGTGAAACAACTATCAAATATTCATGGGGCGATGGACAGGCTTACGGAAATGCTTGAGCAAATTTCTACTTTTGATCGCATAGAACGAGAGAAGTACGAATTGTATTTCCAATACGTGGATTTTAGGGCATACCTTCAAAATATTCTTTCTAATTATAAAAATGAGAATCGACTTACTGATGCAACTATTGAAATTGAAGTAGAAGGTAATGCACAAAAAGTATTAGTAGATTTTAAGTTGATTGAAAATTGTCTGAAGAATCTGATCAATAATGCACTCAAGTTTGACCCTAGAAGAAGGTTTCCGAAAATAAAATTGAGTTATGCTCAGAAAGGAATCAACATTCATATAAAAGATTGTGGAGTGGGAATTCCTAGTTTAGAGAAGGAAAGAGTATTTGAGCCATTTTTTAGAGCTTCTAATGTTGCAAATATTAAAGGCACAGGTATGGGATTATCCATTACTAAGTATTTTATCAGTTTACATCAGGGGAAGATTTGTGTAAATAGCTGCCTTGATGAAGGAACAGAAATTATCGTTTTTTTACCTTATGCACCCTCAAATAAGAATAAGGATTAG
- a CDS encoding pyridoxine 5'-phosphate synthase, giving the protein MTRLSVNINKVATIRNARGGDNPNLVQVAKDCERFGAEGITIHPRPDERHIRYQDVYDLKKVVTTEFNIEGNPQDRFMDLVLEVVPEQATLVPDAEHAITSNAGWDTIVHKDFLTDVIKALKEKGIRSSIFVDPDPKMVEGAALIGADRVELYTEPYATNYHNDKEAAIKDYILAGEKAIELGLGLNAGHDLDLKNLRYFGEEIKGLDEVSIGHALICDALYYGLENTIQLYKRQLS; this is encoded by the coding sequence ATGACGAGATTAAGTGTAAATATCAATAAAGTTGCAACTATCCGTAATGCACGTGGCGGAGACAATCCGAATTTGGTACAAGTAGCCAAAGATTGTGAGCGTTTTGGAGCCGAAGGAATCACCATTCACCCAAGACCTGACGAGCGCCATATCAGATATCAAGATGTTTACGACCTTAAAAAGGTAGTTACCACAGAATTTAATATAGAAGGGAATCCGCAAGATCGTTTTATGGATTTGGTACTCGAAGTTGTTCCTGAACAAGCGACACTTGTACCAGATGCTGAACATGCGATTACTTCAAATGCAGGATGGGACACCATCGTACATAAAGATTTTCTGACAGATGTGATCAAGGCATTGAAAGAAAAAGGGATTCGTTCTTCTATTTTTGTTGATCCAGACCCTAAAATGGTTGAAGGTGCTGCACTTATTGGTGCCGACAGAGTAGAGTTATACACTGAACCTTATGCTACCAATTATCATAACGATAAAGAGGCTGCCATTAAAGATTACATTTTAGCTGGGGAAAAAGCCATTGAACTCGGACTTGGTCTAAATGCAGGACATGACCTTGACTTGAAAAACCTCCGTTATTTTGGAGAAGAAATCAAAGGTCTTGATGAAGTTTCTATTGGTCACGCTCTAATTTGTGATGCACTTTATTACGGATTAGAAAATACCATCCAACTTTACAAGAGACAATTGTCTTAG
- a CDS encoding NADH-quinone oxidoreductase subunit J family protein: protein MEELFFYFFGGLTIISATLILLSKNVIHSAFYLLNSLLGVAAIFVFALADFLAIAQVMVYIGGILVLMLFGIMYTRNANDNQRGHHYLMGGISSLILFGLIFFLTQNVELQAQPSVALKYQTFEVIGIKLMTHHILAFETIAIFLLIVLIGATYIAAREEK, encoded by the coding sequence ATGGAAGAGCTATTTTTTTATTTTTTCGGAGGACTAACAATCATTTCTGCAACATTGATTTTACTGAGTAAAAATGTAATTCATAGTGCATTCTACTTACTAAACTCATTATTGGGTGTTGCTGCTATTTTTGTTTTTGCGCTAGCTGATTTTCTAGCAATTGCACAAGTAATGGTCTATATAGGGGGTATTCTTGTACTTATGCTATTTGGTATTATGTACACAAGGAATGCGAATGATAACCAAAGAGGGCATCATTACTTGATGGGAGGTATAAGTAGTTTAATTCTTTTTGGGTTAATATTTTTCTTAACACAAAATGTAGAGCTACAAGCCCAACCATCAGTGGCTCTGAAGTACCAAACTTTTGAAGTTATAGGAATCAAGCTGATGACACATCATATTTTAGCTTTTGAAACCATAGCAATTTTCTTATTAATAGTACTTATCGGAGCAACTTATATTGCAGCCCGAGAAGAAAAATAA
- a CDS encoding anthranilate synthase component II, translated as MILLLDNFDSFTYNLVDYFGQLGVECKVFRNTTPIEEIIQYKYDAIVLSPGPETPKKAGNLLQVLEFYENKLPILGICLGHQAIGEYFGAKLVKGEKPMHGKISEISADSTSILFKGLPQKFDVVRYHSLCLVDMPSTLKITAQTQDQTVMALEHGKLPICGLQFHPEAVLTAYGLEILKNWINTWS; from the coding sequence ATGATTCTATTGTTAGATAATTTCGATTCATTTACATACAACCTTGTAGATTATTTTGGGCAGTTGGGAGTGGAGTGCAAGGTTTTTAGAAACACAACTCCTATTGAAGAAATCATACAATATAAATATGATGCAATAGTTCTTTCTCCTGGTCCAGAAACACCTAAAAAAGCTGGAAACTTATTACAGGTTTTAGAGTTTTATGAAAATAAGCTGCCAATTCTTGGTATTTGTTTGGGGCATCAAGCTATTGGAGAATACTTTGGGGCAAAGCTTGTGAAAGGAGAGAAACCAATGCATGGTAAAATCTCAGAAATATCGGCAGATAGCACTTCAATTCTTTTTAAAGGTTTACCTCAAAAATTTGATGTGGTAAGGTATCACTCATTGTGTTTAGTAGACATGCCCTCAACATTGAAAATTACTGCTCAAACTCAAGATCAAACAGTAATGGCTTTGGAACATGGAAAATTACCAATCTGTGGGCTTCAATTTCACCCTGAAGCTGTACTTACGGCTTATGGTCTCGAAATACTTAAAAATTGGATTAATACTTGGTCTTAG